A stretch of DNA from Gammaproteobacteria bacterium:
GGTGACTGAAGGCTGGTGACAGAGGAACTACCCTTTGGATAAGAATATGAAAATCCTCATCGTGGATGACTTCGCCACGATGCGGCGCATTATCAAGAATCTGCTCCGTGACCTCGGCTATACCAATATTACCGAGGCGGATGACGGTAATAGTGCTCTGCCTTTATTACAGACAGGGAACTTTGATTTTTTAGTAACCGACTGGAACATGCCGGGTATGCCGGGGATTGAACTGCTCAAGACGGTGCGCTCTTCACCAAAAATCGCCAAGCTCCCGGTATTGATGGTCACTGCGGAATCCAAGCGAGAGCAGATAATTGCGGCTGCTCAGGCTGGAGTAAATGGCTATATCGTCAAACCTTTTAATGCCGCTACCCTCAAGGAAAAGATCGACAAGATCTTTGAGCGTATCCAGGGTTAATCCCTTTAATTGAGGAAGTCCCTATTTATGGATCAGGCTGATCACGACCAGTGGCTTGCCCGTGCTCAAGCCTTGGCGGAGCATATCAAGCAGGGTAACGACGATGAAGTTAATCGCCTGCTTGATGAAATTTCCCGCAGTCGGCAACATATGTTGTTCCAGGAATTGGGTAAGTTGACCCGAGAATTCCATGATGCGCTCAATAGTTTTCGTCTCGACACGCGGGTAAGCCAGCTCGCTCAGGAAAATATCCCCGACGCAAAACAACGCTTGAATTATGTCATTGTCATGACAGAACAAGCGGCAACTCGCACCCTAAATGCAGTCGAAAAAAGCCTGCCTCTGTGCGAGGAAATTACTACCCGGGCGCGGAGCTTGCACGATCAGTGGTTGCGTTTTACCCAGCGGACTCTGACCGCCACGGACTTCCGTCACTTGAGCCATGAACTCTCCAGTTTTCTGGAGAGTTTGTCGGTGAGCGCAGATCACGTTCGTGAAAATCTCTCGGAAGTGCTGATGGCTCAAGACTACCAAGATATCACCGGTCAAATTCTCCAGCGGGTAATTCGGCTAGTGAATGAAATGGAAGAGCACTTGGTGCGTCTTGTTCGGGGAGGTTCGAGCTACCGCCCTGTCGAAGTTTCCTTACCTCGATCCCAAGAACGGGAAGCAGAACCAATGGCGGAAATAGCCGCAGTGGGTCCCTATGTCCCGGGCACAGCGACTCAGGAAGAGATTATCCACAATCAAGATGACGTGGATGCCTTGTTGTCAAGCCTGGGTTTTTAGGCGATTCGCTCAGAAAAACATTATCAAGAATTATTCGGTCCCGCGACCAAAAAGCTGATCATAGCGCAGGGTGTCGCCGGGTTTATTTTCGTAGCAATCATCCGCCGCCACGGGTTGACCTGCGAACAACAATTCCTTCATGGTAACGAAACGATATCCACGGGCACGTAACTCAGGGATGAGCGTGCTCAAGGCGGCGGCGGTATTCCAGC
This window harbors:
- the cheY gene encoding chemotaxis protein CheY, with amino-acid sequence MKILIVDDFATMRRIIKNLLRDLGYTNITEADDGNSALPLLQTGNFDFLVTDWNMPGMPGIELLKTVRSSPKIAKLPVLMVTAESKREQIIAAAQAGVNGYIVKPFNAATLKEKIDKIFERIQG
- a CDS encoding Protein phosphatase CheZ gives rise to the protein MDQADHDQWLARAQALAEHIKQGNDDEVNRLLDEISRSRQHMLFQELGKLTREFHDALNSFRLDTRVSQLAQENIPDAKQRLNYVIVMTEQAATRTLNAVEKSLPLCEEITTRARSLHDQWLRFTQRTLTATDFRHLSHELSSFLESLSVSADHVRENLSEVLMAQDYQDITGQILQRVIRLVNEMEEHLVRLVRGGSSYRPVEVSLPRSQEREAEPMAEIAAVGPYVPGTATQEEIIHNQDDVDALLSSLGF